One genomic region from Nitrospinota bacterium encodes:
- a CDS encoding MerR family transcriptional regulator, protein MAVKETNPRQDSLPVNPAPPERMFYKIRDVAKIAGVKPHVLRYWESEFPTLNPQKNRNGQRVYTKKDLDTALSIKRLLHDEKYSIAGARQALKKKRGPGDEISGVDALAIVRTELSDLLELLNKTP, encoded by the coding sequence ATGGCGGTGAAGGAAACTAATCCAAGACAGGACAGCCTGCCGGTGAATCCGGCCCCGCCGGAACGGATGTTCTACAAGATCCGGGACGTGGCGAAGATCGCTGGGGTGAAACCGCACGTGCTGCGCTACTGGGAATCGGAGTTCCCCACTTTAAATCCGCAGAAAAACAGGAACGGCCAGCGGGTCTATACGAAAAAGGACCTGGATACCGCCCTTTCCATAAAGCGGCTTTTGCACGACGAAAAATACTCCATAGCCGGGGCGAGGCAGGCGCTTAAGAAAAAACGGGGCCCCGGTGACGAGATTTCCGGGGTGGATGCGCTTGCCATAGTGCGCACGGAGCTTTCGGACCTTTTGGAACTGCTCAACAAGACGCCCTGA
- a CDS encoding SPOR domain-containing protein, with amino-acid sequence MRKFNLLEEIPSIRNTLRPDGSYHGMERRTSLRVCVLLGVAAGLAAAYWLGPPSWIEEWQTAPLAPIKQRTAARPAPPPSTPAVDAAVAKEPAEKKKVEEPDTAANVDLEEITTRPVAQDATPAPVKSMVKIGGGWRVRFALCLYSKSCAMMAAKLAQKDVEVQLTENPAEVTFYRVIAGPWPAVSQAQEAADMLSAKGVEAAPFLAEERYYVSAPSLTTAAGRDMVVKLCKSLWYNVEAAPPKKETRRMFKVYAKGPYADKGAAEKAARVFKGRGIECVVEKEG; translated from the coding sequence CGCCCGGATGGAAGCTACCATGGGATGGAGCGGCGGACATCCCTCCGGGTATGCGTGCTATTGGGAGTGGCGGCGGGACTGGCGGCGGCGTACTGGCTGGGCCCGCCCTCCTGGATTGAAGAATGGCAGACCGCCCCCCTCGCCCCAATAAAGCAACGGACCGCGGCAAGACCGGCGCCCCCCCCCTCTACGCCAGCCGTTGATGCGGCCGTGGCGAAAGAGCCTGCGGAAAAGAAGAAAGTTGAAGAGCCGGACACCGCCGCCAATGTTGATCTGGAAGAAATAACAACCCGTCCGGTGGCCCAGGACGCAACGCCCGCGCCGGTGAAAAGCATGGTAAAAATCGGCGGCGGATGGCGTGTGCGGTTCGCCCTGTGCCTGTACTCCAAAAGCTGCGCCATGATGGCGGCGAAGCTTGCGCAAAAAGATGTGGAGGTCCAGCTTACGGAAAACCCCGCCGAGGTGACTTTTTACAGGGTGATCGCCGGGCCGTGGCCGGCCGTGTCGCAGGCGCAGGAGGCGGCGGACATGCTTTCCGCCAAGGGGGTGGAGGCGGCGCCGTTCCTGGCCGAGGAGAGGTATTATGTGAGCGCGCCTTCGCTGACCACGGCGGCGGGACGCGATATGGTGGTGAAACTTTGCAAATCGTTGTGGTACAATGTGGAAGCGGCCCCTCCCAAAAAGGAGACGCGCCGGATGTTCAAAGTTTATGCGAAGGGCCCCTATGCGGACAAGGGGGCGGCTGAAAAGGCCGCTCGCGTTTTCAAGGGGCGTGGAATAGAATGCGTGGTGGAAAAAGAAGGATGA